One Lysinibacillus sp. OF-1 DNA segment encodes these proteins:
- a CDS encoding chitobiase/beta-hexosaminidase C-terminal domain-containing protein gives MKKYECNVVSKIALSFLLVISMILPYLTIAKAETTEAIGVGESVSQLDPTSELTIAEARAAVGTDRTVQIQGTVTTTPGSWGSKAFYVQDDSAGVYVFSSSPEAGSLAVGDIVKITGKTSLYSGEVQFNSPIIERISTGTAPAPQTVNLPIDDSMQGELITLENMKIKDLKPSGTSGTFEFKAVDAAYNELLIRHDNRTGYQFSQFEADGFNNNDVITVTGIASIFNGTYQLKTLSSKSFQLVLNYEPTQVANIKAVPATGEVYAGTKVTLSTDTPNATIYYTIDGSEPSTASMVYDAAAGIVVNEAMTIKAFATATGLNDSVITSLNFTVKDAPSTISITEARHKEIGQTVIVSGIVTAKLETATAHIQDEDGAAIAIYPVDSLTANIGDRVTVQGQVAEYSGLKQLTNISLVGKPIPSTIPEPHIIKSIEVAEDNESKLVTIKNVAITGSGQNFTGTDDVGTFAIYDKTRDSGLVSGKTYGEITGIIGQYTNHQLLPIRIIEDVTKVQDIKASHVGGVTAGTKVSLSTMTEGATIYYTVDGSTPTTASTKYTGEILVNKPMTIKAIAVKEGLTNSAIATFVYEIIDTKNAKISDIQGASHKSPYVDLTVNDVEGIVTFVINSTSFIMQENGPTFDGVKSTAIKVNKSAHNVKVGEVIKVAGNVIEAGGNSRLTDTQISATTMTKTGTAVIPEALVIGEDLFPPNKIIDNDGFAIFDPQEDGIDFWESIEYMRVSFPDARVIGPIYNNDSPIVVPSTTNNTFNVNGGLNIAADDYNPEKIMLEGVSGKNYDSGDRFNEALIGFVENFTDGYRLNTNKVFPDVIKANLQQEVTHLEPVVDKLNVASYNIENFSNNPANTSNEKVDRIAATFVKNMKSPDIITLVEVQDNDGQIDSGNADASESYMRLIHAIKAAGGPAYDWIDVMPINNTVGGAPGGNIRVGYLYNPTRVSLVTGIKGVGDQANTWTADGGLALNPGFVDPSKFVDTRKPIAAEFEFQEERVVIIGAHLNSKGGDGSLWGPTQPPVLESVTKRLQLAQAINDFIDKGLAMNPNLNIIVAGDMNDFEFTPALETLKGDVLTNMVDKAPEKDRFTYFFQGNNQVLDHILVSNNLADVTEIDLIHINANFTEAQGRASDHDPVLVQIDLKAGKEEIPTPILPENVYSFNNYKTGKLIVNRPSVSLTLGENTNIKNGIAVFSQYAEFHGEGFADKTVTISPKKGNAIIDFKGTKMGEIIIEGENVKEIRNLPVGANITYTKGASEEKIKFK, from the coding sequence ATGAAGAAATATGAATGTAATGTCGTTTCCAAGATAGCTTTATCATTTTTACTTGTAATTTCTATGATTTTGCCTTACTTAACAATTGCAAAGGCGGAAACGACAGAAGCTATTGGAGTGGGGGAATCGGTCAGTCAATTGGATCCAACTTCTGAATTAACAATTGCTGAAGCTCGTGCAGCGGTTGGAACGGACCGCACAGTCCAAATTCAAGGGACGGTTACGACAACACCTGGTAGCTGGGGAAGTAAGGCCTTCTATGTACAGGATGATTCAGCAGGAGTATATGTTTTCTCCAGTTCTCCAGAAGCAGGGAGCTTAGCTGTTGGAGATATTGTCAAAATCACAGGGAAAACGAGTTTATATAGCGGAGAGGTTCAATTTAATTCACCGATAATTGAACGAATTTCAACTGGGACAGCACCAGCGCCACAAACAGTGAATCTACCGATTGATGACAGTATGCAAGGTGAATTAATTACACTTGAAAATATGAAGATTAAAGATTTAAAGCCATCTGGTACGTCTGGTACATTTGAATTTAAAGCAGTCGATGCAGCATATAACGAGCTGTTAATTCGCCATGATAACCGTACAGGCTATCAGTTCTCTCAATTTGAAGCAGATGGGTTCAATAACAATGATGTGATTACCGTGACAGGGATTGCTTCAATTTTTAACGGAACTTATCAATTAAAAACGTTAAGCTCGAAAAGCTTCCAATTAGTATTAAATTATGAGCCAACACAAGTAGCAAATATTAAAGCTGTTCCAGCAACAGGCGAAGTCTATGCAGGAACAAAAGTAACATTGTCTACAGATACGCCAAATGCAACAATCTATTACACGATAGATGGTTCTGAACCGTCTACAGCTAGTATGGTTTATGATGCGGCAGCTGGCATTGTTGTCAATGAAGCAATGACGATCAAAGCATTTGCTACAGCAACTGGCTTAAACGATAGCGTAATTACATCCTTAAATTTTACAGTTAAAGATGCGCCATCCACTATTTCAATTACGGAAGCTCGTCATAAAGAAATCGGACAAACTGTCATCGTATCAGGTATTGTAACAGCAAAATTAGAAACTGCTACAGCGCACATTCAAGATGAAGATGGTGCGGCGATAGCCATTTATCCTGTAGATAGTCTTACTGCTAATATCGGTGATCGGGTGACGGTGCAAGGTCAAGTAGCTGAATATAGCGGACTAAAGCAATTAACGAATATTTCGCTTGTTGGCAAGCCTATTCCTTCTACAATACCAGAGCCACACATTATTAAAAGTATTGAGGTTGCAGAGGATAATGAATCGAAATTAGTAACGATTAAAAATGTTGCCATTACTGGTTCAGGTCAAAACTTTACCGGAACAGATGATGTAGGTACATTTGCTATTTACGATAAAACACGTGACTCAGGTTTAGTGAGTGGAAAAACGTATGGGGAAATTACAGGAATTATTGGTCAATATACAAACCACCAACTGCTTCCGATACGCATTATTGAAGATGTAACAAAGGTTCAGGATATCAAAGCATCTCACGTTGGGGGCGTAACAGCGGGCACGAAAGTCTCACTTTCTACAATGACAGAAGGTGCAACCATTTATTACACAGTGGATGGCTCAACACCAACTACAGCCAGTACAAAGTATACAGGAGAAATTCTTGTTAATAAACCAATGACGATTAAAGCGATTGCGGTGAAAGAAGGTTTAACGAACAGTGCGATTGCTACATTTGTTTATGAAATTATTGATACTAAAAATGCAAAAATTAGCGATATTCAAGGGGCAAGCCATAAATCACCATATGTCGATTTAACAGTAAATGATGTAGAGGGAATTGTTACATTCGTTATCAATTCAACTAGCTTTATTATGCAAGAAAATGGGCCGACGTTCGATGGCGTAAAATCAACAGCAATCAAGGTAAATAAGTCGGCACATAATGTAAAAGTAGGGGAAGTTATTAAAGTAGCAGGAAATGTAATAGAAGCAGGTGGAAACTCTCGATTGACAGATACGCAAATTTCAGCAACAACTATGACAAAAACGGGTACGGCAGTAATTCCAGAAGCTCTTGTGATAGGGGAGGACCTTTTCCCACCTAATAAAATTATCGATAATGATGGCTTTGCCATTTTTGACCCACAAGAAGATGGCATCGACTTTTGGGAATCCATCGAGTATATGCGGGTATCATTCCCGGATGCGAGAGTAATTGGACCGATTTATAATAATGATTCACCAATTGTTGTACCGAGTACAACAAATAATACATTTAATGTGAATGGTGGTTTAAATATTGCTGCCGACGATTATAACCCTGAAAAAATTATGCTTGAAGGGGTTTCAGGGAAAAATTATGATTCAGGTGACCGTTTTAATGAAGCGCTTATCGGATTTGTAGAAAATTTTACAGATGGCTATCGACTGAACACGAATAAAGTCTTTCCTGATGTGATAAAAGCAAACCTTCAGCAAGAAGTCACACATCTTGAACCAGTTGTGGACAAGTTAAATGTCGCTTCTTATAATATCGAAAACTTTTCGAATAATCCTGCCAATACATCTAATGAAAAAGTGGACAGAATTGCAGCGACATTTGTGAAAAACATGAAGTCACCAGATATCATTACATTAGTCGAAGTACAAGATAATGATGGGCAAATTGATTCAGGAAATGCTGATGCATCGGAAAGCTACATGCGATTAATTCATGCAATTAAAGCTGCGGGTGGTCCTGCCTATGATTGGATTGATGTCATGCCAATTAACAATACAGTAGGTGGTGCACCTGGTGGTAATATTCGTGTAGGTTACTTATATAACCCGACGCGTGTTTCATTAGTGACAGGTATAAAGGGAGTAGGTGACCAAGCGAATACGTGGACAGCAGATGGAGGTCTTGCCTTAAATCCTGGCTTTGTTGATCCATCAAAATTTGTAGATACACGTAAACCAATTGCAGCAGAATTTGAATTCCAGGAAGAGCGTGTAGTCATTATTGGAGCTCACTTAAATTCTAAAGGTGGGGATGGTTCACTTTGGGGGCCAACACAGCCGCCAGTGTTAGAATCAGTAACGAAACGTCTTCAGCTAGCTCAAGCCATCAATGACTTTATCGATAAAGGTCTTGCAATGAATCCGAATTTAAATATCATTGTAGCAGGGGACATGAATGACTTTGAATTCACACCAGCACTTGAAACGTTAAAAGGTGATGTTTTAACGAATATGGTAGATAAAGCCCCAGAAAAAGACCGTTTTACGTACTTCTTCCAAGGGAATAATCAAGTGTTGGATCATATTTTAGTTTCGAATAATCTTGCTGATGTTACCGAAATTGACTTGATTCATATTAATGCGAACTTTACAGAGGCACAAGGTCGAGCATCGGATCATGACCCAGTATTAGTTCAAATTGATTTGAAGGCAGGGAAAGAAGAAATACCAACACCAATATTACCTGAAAATGTATATAGCTTTAATAACTACAAAACAGGTAAATTAATAGTGAATCGCCCAAGTGTTTCGTTAACGTTAGGGGAAAATACAAATATTAAAAATGGGATTGCGGTATTTAGTCAATATGCTGAATTCCATGGTGAAGGATTTGCGGACAAAACGGTAACGATTAGTCCCAAAAAAGGAAATGCGATTATTGACTTTAAAGGAACGAAAATGGGTGAAATTATTATTGAAGGGGAAAATGTAAAAGAAATTCGAAATTTACCTGTTGGAGCGAACATAACATATACTAAAGGAGCTTCGGAAGAGAAAATTAAGTTTAAATAA
- a CDS encoding S-layer homology domain-containing protein translates to MRKWGKSKYLKAITAMALTASAVVVAPIASEASSFKDVQRTHPFYDEIKNLNDRGIINGFQDGTFKSEQNVTRGQAAKIIAGVLGLDTSNVSNPNFKDIPTNHVYFGAIAALKEKGIINGYEDGTFRQDEFIQRNHVAKILANAFNLKASNTNSLPFTDVRADYKEAIAALYENNVTTGKTATLFDGSSNVTRGQLAAFITRSEAVSNPTTQPSQSVTFKVEKYTANEIAINGKTYLFGDSVKSIFTTKNKTALTGAKITATIENGIITKVNNVVLNKAGSAEMGVVFNTNATLDSITINADGVTVKNVSVTGNVTITSNVKRKMEFDGTTITGDLIIADAIDGQSTLVLKIKNSHTEKVQVKRQNISIVTDTVIPEIIIAAPIAAINIDGSATKVTIESTAKLNMTGNVKFERLLLPTAVELELNAIGLVKYLTVLNADARITIGSGLLINDLSIPAGSTVTKIITNYASVASQIKAIIGGSSPSTGVPNTGGGNVAPDPVIPPEKVSEFNVKNAEELKQALNKAKAGDLIRLTAPMTADVTLTDLVMIDLNGQTLNGNVTLTAPTASGRYSLMPSGSTGTIAGDLIIAAPNVNISLDGLTVEGNTIIE, encoded by the coding sequence ATGCGTAAATGGGGAAAATCGAAGTATTTAAAAGCAATAACAGCAATGGCATTAACGGCTTCAGCGGTAGTAGTAGCACCGATTGCATCTGAAGCTAGTAGTTTCAAGGATGTACAACGAACGCATCCATTTTATGACGAGATTAAAAATTTAAATGATCGTGGCATTATTAATGGGTTCCAAGATGGGACATTTAAATCTGAGCAAAACGTAACACGTGGACAAGCTGCTAAAATTATTGCGGGTGTATTAGGACTGGATACATCGAATGTTAGCAATCCAAACTTTAAAGATATTCCTACTAATCATGTATATTTTGGTGCAATTGCTGCATTAAAGGAAAAGGGGATTATTAATGGTTATGAGGATGGAACATTCCGTCAGGATGAATTTATTCAACGTAACCATGTAGCAAAAATTTTAGCGAACGCTTTTAATTTAAAAGCTTCAAATACGAATTCATTACCGTTCACTGATGTGCGTGCAGATTATAAAGAAGCGATTGCTGCTTTATATGAAAACAACGTAACGACTGGTAAGACAGCTACATTATTTGATGGTTCTTCCAATGTAACACGAGGACAACTGGCTGCATTTATTACTCGTTCAGAAGCTGTTAGTAATCCGACTACTCAACCTTCTCAAAGTGTAACGTTTAAAGTTGAAAAATATACAGCGAATGAAATTGCTATTAATGGTAAAACTTATTTATTTGGTGATTCAGTAAAGTCAATTTTTACAACTAAAAATAAAACCGCACTAACAGGAGCAAAAATTACAGCAACTATTGAAAATGGGATTATAACAAAAGTAAATAACGTTGTTTTAAATAAGGCAGGTTCAGCAGAGATGGGCGTTGTATTCAATACAAATGCAACGCTCGATTCGATAACAATTAACGCAGATGGTGTGACTGTTAAAAATGTATCAGTTACAGGAAATGTAACCATTACCTCAAATGTTAAGAGGAAAATGGAATTTGATGGTACTACAATTACTGGCGATTTAATTATAGCTGATGCAATAGATGGTCAAAGTACACTTGTATTGAAAATCAAAAATTCGCACACAGAAAAAGTACAAGTCAAGCGTCAAAATATTTCGATTGTGACGGACACGGTGATTCCTGAAATTATCATAGCAGCTCCCATTGCTGCTATAAATATTGATGGATCAGCAACGAAGGTAACAATTGAATCTACGGCAAAACTGAATATGACTGGGAATGTAAAGTTTGAACGATTGTTGCTTCCTACGGCAGTGGAGTTAGAATTGAATGCTATTGGTTTAGTGAAATATTTAACGGTTCTAAACGCTGATGCTCGAATTACAATCGGTTCAGGTTTACTAATAAATGACTTGTCGATTCCAGCAGGTTCAACGGTAACAAAAATTATAACAAACTATGCCTCGGTTGCTTCCCAAATTAAAGCCATTATTGGAGGTTCTTCGCCAAGTACAGGGGTTCCAAATACAGGTGGAGGAAATGTGGCACCCGATCCGGTTATTCCACCAGAAAAAGTGAGTGAATTTAATGTAAAGAATGCGGAGGAATTAAAACAAGCATTAAATAAAGCTAAAGCAGGAGACTTGATTAGGTTAACAGCTCCAATGACTGCAGATGTAACGCTAACAGATTTAGTAATGATTGATTTGAATGGTCAAACCTTGAATGGGAATGTAACGCTAACAGCACCTACAGCTTCAGGGAGGTACTCTTTAATGCCATCTGGTAGTACTGGTACTATTGCAGGGGATTTAATCATTGCTGCACCAAATGTGAATATCAGTTTAGATGGGTTAACCGTTGAAGGGAACACAATAATTGAATAA